The Dyadobacter sp. 676 DNA window GCAATACGGCCAAGAAGTACATGGCTACTTTTGAAGCGAGCGGTCTGACTTTCGAGCAGATCAACGGCCTGAACGATAAAGAGCTGGACGAGTTTTTCGGTGCAGTTAGACAGATGCCGCCGCAGGATAGGCTGTTGAACTTACAGCGCTGTTTTCCCCGGATAGATAAAGAGCTCAAAAAAACCGGCGAGACACGTTATTCGCTCTGGGAGAGCTACAAAAAGGAATTCCCTGACGGTTTTGGCTATACCCAGTTCTGCTTCCACCTGGCTCAGTGGAAGGCCCGGGTAAATCCTGTTATGCACCAGGACCATAAAGCGGGCGATAAATTCTATATCGATTTTGCCGGTGTAAAGCTGAGCTTCGTAAACAGGGAGACTGGCGAAGTAATTGAGGTTGAAGTCTTTATTGCCATCCTGGGCGCCAGCCAGCTCACCTATGTGGAAGCGGTCATGAGCCAGCAAAAAGAAGATCTGATCCTGGCTTGTGAGAATGCTTTTCATTACATCGGTGGCGTTCCGGCAGCCGTAGTCCCGGATAATCTCAAGGCGGCCGTCACCAAAAGCAACCGGTATGAACCTACCCTGAACGAGACTTTTGAGGACTTTGCCAACCATTACGGGACCACCATATTACCCACCAGGGCTTACCGGCCACGCGATAAGGCGTTGGTCGAAGGGGCTGTTAAAATCGTTTACAGCCGGATCTATGCGCCTTTAAGAAAGCAGGTTTTTAACTCACTATCCGAGCTAAACGCAGCCATATGGGCGGCCCTGGAAGTCCATAATAATCAGCTCCTACGCGGTCGCAATTACAGCCGCAGGCTTCAGTTCGAAGAGATCGAGCGAGGCGCACTCTCTCCGCTGCCGCTGCTCCGCTACGAGTTCAAAAAGCAGTCACATGCGACCGTGATGAAAAACGGGCACGTGAACCTGAGCATCGACAAGCACTATTACAGCGTCCCGTACCGGTTCATCGGCAAGAAGGTCAAATTGCTGTTCTCGGGCACGTTGGTCGAGATTTACTACCGTTATGAGCGCATAGCCCTGCATCAGCGTGTCAAAAGCCCCTACAATTACTCGACCGATAAAGAGCACCTGGCCAGCACGCACCGCTTTTTGACCGAATGGACCCCGGATAAGTTCGTCGAATGGGCTTCTTCGATCCACGATGACGTAAGGCTTTATATCCTTAAAATACTGGACCGTAAGCAGCATCCCGAGCAGGCCTACCGCTCTTGCATCGGCATCTTGTCCTTCGCAAAAAAGGCCGGCGAACAACGGCTGATCAGCGCATGCCAGCGCGCGTTGAGCTATGGTATTTATAACTACAAAATCATCCAGATGATATTGGAAAAGAAGATGGACCAGTACGAGGACAGCCTGTTCGCCGACGAGCTGCCGATGCCTAACCACGACAATATCAGGGGTGAAGAATATTATCAGTAACCTTTTAAACAATCTATACAATGAACAATGACACCTTGGAGAAGCTGCGCAAGCTTAAATTTTATGGCATGTTCCATGCCTTCAAAACCAGCCTGGAAAGCGGAAAAACCAATGATTATACGGCAGATGAGCTATTAGGGTACCTTGTGGACGCCGAGTGGGACGATCGCAACAACCGCCGCGTAGAGCGGCAGATCTACCAGGCCCGGTTCCGTTATAAGGCCGTCGTCGAAAATATCCATTACCATGCCGATCGCAGTCTGGACCGTAACCAGGTCATGCGCCTGGCTGATTGCTCTTTTATCACCCGCAATGAGAACCTGCTGATCACCGGCAGCACCGGGATCGGCAAAAGCTATGTGGCAACTGCCATCGGCCATCAAGCCTGCATCCAGGGGTACCGCGTACTTTACGCGAGTACCCCAAAACTGTTCGCCCGCTTGAAAATGGCCAAGGCTGACGGCTCTTATATCAAGGAAATCGCCAGGATCGAACGGCAGCACCTGTTGGTGCTCGATGACTTCGGTATCCAGCCCTTCGATGCACAGAGCAGGGCCGCCCTGATGGAGATCATCGAAGACCGGCACGGAAAAGCATCGTTGATTATTACTTCGCAGTTGCCCGTCAGCAAATGGCATGAAGTGATCGGAGAAAAAACCATTGCCGACGCTATCCTGGACCGCATTGTTCACGACGCGCACCGCATAGAACTGAGAGGGGAATCGATGAGAAGAAAGAAAAAAATAGAGCCCGAAAACAGCTACCAATAATACGACCTTAATTAACTAATTTTGAAACTGCTTCTGCAGCTTTTTTCTGCTACCGGCCGCCAGACAATTAGGTGGTCAATTTGCCACGGAATCAGGTGGTCAACTTCTCCGAAATACCCATATAATGCGCGAATAGCTGCAATGAAGAAGGCTATTGGCGGGCTCGACGTAATGGTTGACTATTATCATGGTGGAAGTCTGGCAGCCTGGGTAAAAGAACATCCCTCAATTATTTTATGGGTTCGTGAACGTTCTAAGCGTCCAATTTTTGGGTGGAAATCTTATGATGACTGGACAGCAAATCTAGGAAAGGATGGACGTTATATCATTGACGACAATCACAGGATTATTGACAAACGAACAAGAAAAGGCACCGAGCTTGACATTGAAAGTGGAATTTCCGAGATCAGAGACTCTCTCGCTCAACCGGGAAATTACCTTAGACTCACCGGGCTATCGGGAGTAGGTAAAACAAGGCTTGCACAGGCGCTCTTCGATGAAAAGATTGGAGGCAAATTCTTGAATCAATCTCAGGTCATTTACACTGATATTTCATATGATCCCACGCCGAGTCCGCAAAATATTGCCGAACAACTTGTGGCCGGTAAATATCAAGCTGTGCTAGTTATCGATAATTGCTCCCCCCAACTTCATAGGGCACTTGTAGAAAAGCTAAAAGTTCAATCACATTCGGTGAGTTTACTCACCATCGAATACGACGTCGCTGACGATCAGCCAGATGAGACAGGCGTTTTTCATCTAGAACCTTCAAGCGACCAGGTTATAAAAAAATTGGTTTTAAGGCGAGTTCCCGAAATTGGTGAGTTGGCGGCATGGAAAGTCGCCGAGTTTTCAGGTGGCAATGCACGCGTCGCACTTGCATTGGCTAAAAGTTTAACACCAGGCGAATCAATAGGCCATCTTCAAGATAATGCCCTTTTCGACAGACTATTCAACCAGAGAAATTCTGAAAACAATGGTTTGAAGAATTCTGCCGAAGTATTGTCGCTGGTTTATTCC harbors:
- the istA gene encoding IS21 family transposase; this translates as MNKIRQILRMYSQGRSKLFIAEQTGVSRNTAKKYMATFEASGLTFEQINGLNDKELDEFFGAVRQMPPQDRLLNLQRCFPRIDKELKKTGETRYSLWESYKKEFPDGFGYTQFCFHLAQWKARVNPVMHQDHKAGDKFYIDFAGVKLSFVNRETGEVIEVEVFIAILGASQLTYVEAVMSQQKEDLILACENAFHYIGGVPAAVVPDNLKAAVTKSNRYEPTLNETFEDFANHYGTTILPTRAYRPRDKALVEGAVKIVYSRIYAPLRKQVFNSLSELNAAIWAALEVHNNQLLRGRNYSRRLQFEEIERGALSPLPLLRYEFKKQSHATVMKNGHVNLSIDKHYYSVPYRFIGKKVKLLFSGTLVEIYYRYERIALHQRVKSPYNYSTDKEHLASTHRFLTEWTPDKFVEWASSIHDDVRLYILKILDRKQHPEQAYRSCIGILSFAKKAGEQRLISACQRALSYGIYNYKIIQMILEKKMDQYEDSLFADELPMPNHDNIRGEEYYQ
- the istB gene encoding IS21-like element helper ATPase IstB; translated protein: MNNDTLEKLRKLKFYGMFHAFKTSLESGKTNDYTADELLGYLVDAEWDDRNNRRVERQIYQARFRYKAVVENIHYHADRSLDRNQVMRLADCSFITRNENLLITGSTGIGKSYVATAIGHQACIQGYRVLYASTPKLFARLKMAKADGSYIKEIARIERQHLLVLDDFGIQPFDAQSRAALMEIIEDRHGKASLIITSQLPVSKWHEVIGEKTIADAILDRIVHDAHRIELRGESMRRKKKIEPENSYQ